In Sander vitreus isolate 19-12246 chromosome 7, sanVit1, whole genome shotgun sequence, a genomic segment contains:
- the LOC144520223 gene encoding LOW QUALITY PROTEIN: tyrosine-protein kinase STYK1 (The sequence of the model RefSeq protein was modified relative to this genomic sequence to represent the inferred CDS: inserted 1 base in 1 codon; deleted 1 base in 1 codon; substituted 4 bases at 4 genomic stop codons): MPAALCGCSNDTSLPLCCKLVKICIYCCVFSTGXQSVSLTAASLSTPKVQAALCRWEIPEEFVLEVLEFWQTGRHGPIRKGLLKKRDGAXVVVKSLRDGPDQPEANEFVEWVLFHATVCKHENVVRMLYCQTKRPPIYLVLDAYRPGNLLHFLWTLRNVTSSVCNSSTVYGVNSCSKCLQITRHFLHAYFXSQVACYLXAFHIDVHVACFSXILNSEWVSGVAFGGRRMDPPIRQRAAEVPLKWQAPERIMMQLSIDRSDVWSFGILLYELMTLGSPPYPELEPLSVLPKLQGSYRTKRPENCGGPLEVNLYELMKYCWMWSFKDRPAFSAIMKLLESSQHLGTTKDIYVPEVIDISEYNRKAGLLS, translated from the exons ATGCCAGCTGCTCTGTGTGGATGTAGCAACGACACCTCGCTCCCCCTGTGCTGTAAGTT ggtgaaa ATCTGCATCTACTGTTGCGTTTTTTCAACAGGCTAGCAGAGTGTATCCCTGACCGCAGCTTCTCTAAGCACTCCA AAGGTCCAGGCAGCTTTGTGTCGCTGGGAAATCCCAGAAGAGTTTGTTCTTGAGGTATTGGAGTTTTGGCAGACGGGTCGCCATGGCCCCATTCGTAAAGGTCTACTGAAGAAGAGAGACGGAG TTGTGGTGGTTAAGTCCCTCCGAG ATGGCCCCGACCAGCCTGAAGCTAACGAGTTTGTGGAGTGGGTCCTCTTCCACGCCACAGTGTGTAAACATGAGAACGTGGTGCGGATGTTGTACTGTCAGACCAAGCGTCCGCCCATATATCTGGTCTTAGATGCCTACAGACCAGGGAACCTCCTTCACTTCCTCTGGACGCTCAGAAATGTAACGTC atcagtctgcaactCGTCCACTGTATACGGCGTGAATAGCTGCTCAAAATGcttacagataacacgccactttctacacGCCtatttctaaagccaagtggcgtgttatctgtaagCATTTCACATTGACGTTCACGTTGCATGTTTCTCTTGAATTCTGAATTCTGAATGGGTGTCGGGCGTAGCATTTGGAGGACGCAGAATGGATCCACCAATTAGGCAGAGGGCAGCAGAGGTGCCTCTGAAATGGCAGGCTCCAGAGAGGATCATGATGCAGCTCAGTATCGACAGGAGCGACGT GTGGTCATTTGGAATcttactgtatgaactgatgACATTGG GCTCTCCTCCATACCCTGAGCTGGAGCCTCTGTCGGTGCTTCCAAAGCTACAGGGCTCTTATCGAACAAAGAGACCGGAGAATTGTGGAGGACCTTTGGAAGTAAACTT GTATGAGCTTATGAAGTACTGTTGGATGTGGAGCTTCAAAGACCGACCTGCATTCTCGGCCATCATGAAGCTGTTGGAGTCCTCGCAGCATCTG ggCACTACTAAAGACATTTATGTTCCTGAGGTCATAGACATATCGGAGTACAACAGAAAGGCAGGACTGCTCTCATAG
- the tmem269 gene encoding transmembrane protein 269 isoform X1: MFFDPETIMILLTPSSGLFRCTNKLFLSDEATGLQIKEFARKNAANALSMCNMVMGMASILSSLNGHHHAACWLVLIGYLLDLADGAVARRLGACSALGAKLDDFADFTTFGIATSLLLRTTDLMDNILCVCYVLSVFVRLCFFTSGIPFMYRGLPCIYSSGILASVSLLSGGNLVVLRVIAAAMIFFMISQSFYPHDKVLESQAWKKVVYAGGVIMVFCSSFPPACVYYLLWSVSYILFPTSLWSSKV, encoded by the exons ATGTTCTTTGACCCAGAGACAATCATGATCCTCCTGACTCCCTCTTCTG GTCTCTTCCGGTGTACCAACAAGCTCTTTCTGAGTGATGAAGCCACCGGACTCCAGATCAAGGAGTTTGCACGTAAAAATGCAGCTAATGCTCTGTCAATGTGCAACATGGTCATGGGCATGGCCTCCATTCTCAGCAGTCTAAATGG GCACCATCATGCTGCATGTTGGCTGGTTCTGATTGGCTACCTGCTGGATTTGGCAGATGGAGCAGTTGCCAGGCGACTCGGTGCTTGCTCTGCACTGG GTGCAAAGCTCGATGATTTTGCTGACTTCACGACATTCGGGATTGCCACGTCATTGCTCCTAAGGACAACTGACCTGATGGACAACATCCTGTGCGTGTGTTACgtcttgtctgtgtttgtccgCCTCTGTTTCTTCACGAGCG GGATCCCATTCATGTACCGTGGCCTGCCCTGCATCTACTCCTCAGGCATCCTGGCCagtgtctctctgctgtctggTGGGAACCTGGTCGTGCTGCGGGTCATTGCAGCAGCCATGATCTTCTTCATGATCAGCCAGAGCTTCTACCCCCATGACAAAGTGCTGGAGTCCCAGGCCTGGAAGAAAGTTGTCTATGCTGGAG GAGTCATCATGGTGTTTTGCTCTTCCTTCCCCCCTGCATGTGTCTACTACCTGCTGTGGTCAGTCTCCTACATTTTGTTCCCAACATCCCTCTGGAGCAGTAAAGTGTAA
- the tmem269 gene encoding transmembrane protein 269 isoform X2, translating into MCNMVMGMASILSSLNGHHHAACWLVLIGYLLDLADGAVARRLGACSALGAKLDDFADFTTFGIATSLLLRTTDLMDNILCVCYVLSVFVRLCFFTSGIPFMYRGLPCIYSSGILASVSLLSGGNLVVLRVIAAAMIFFMISQSFYPHDKVLESQAWKKVVYAGGVIMVFCSSFPPACVYYLLWSVSYILFPTSLWSSKV; encoded by the exons ATGTGCAACATGGTCATGGGCATGGCCTCCATTCTCAGCAGTCTAAATGG GCACCATCATGCTGCATGTTGGCTGGTTCTGATTGGCTACCTGCTGGATTTGGCAGATGGAGCAGTTGCCAGGCGACTCGGTGCTTGCTCTGCACTGG GTGCAAAGCTCGATGATTTTGCTGACTTCACGACATTCGGGATTGCCACGTCATTGCTCCTAAGGACAACTGACCTGATGGACAACATCCTGTGCGTGTGTTACgtcttgtctgtgtttgtccgCCTCTGTTTCTTCACGAGCG GGATCCCATTCATGTACCGTGGCCTGCCCTGCATCTACTCCTCAGGCATCCTGGCCagtgtctctctgctgtctggTGGGAACCTGGTCGTGCTGCGGGTCATTGCAGCAGCCATGATCTTCTTCATGATCAGCCAGAGCTTCTACCCCCATGACAAAGTGCTGGAGTCCCAGGCCTGGAAGAAAGTTGTCTATGCTGGAG GAGTCATCATGGTGTTTTGCTCTTCCTTCCCCCCTGCATGTGTCTACTACCTGCTGTGGTCAGTCTCCTACATTTTGTTCCCAACATCCCTCTGGAGCAGTAAAGTGTAA